The window ACAAAGAtctctgtgttttttggtttaaaTGTAGATAGTGTCTACGTAATGTTCCGAGACTCAATGCGTCTGTTGGACTTTGGCTTGTTCATATCTGTGAGTGTACATTTTTAAGTCTAGTAGCCTTCAAGCTTTTCTACAAACTGAATGAAAGATACGTGGACTTTCATTAACAACTGTGGGTTAAAAAAGCgaaatgtttttatgtaaatatgTCTGGGGCCTGTACcgtgataaataaataactacCATACATCTTTGTAGTGCAAATGTGTTGAATATGTTGCACAAAACTGCTTAGCACTTCTCTGATGACCTGACATAGCATCCCCGCCGAGCATGGCTAATTATATCGCTGCTGACTAATCCTCTTAACCCAAGAAAATCTCAGTCGTGAATGCCAGCACcccattattattttattaatatgcACTTTCTTCTTATCAATACATCATTATCACTATTTGCACTTTATACATTGAAGTCAAGGCATTTggctaaaaaaaacagacagggaAAAAATAGGaagaatgttttctttcttcttaaaAAGCTGTGGTCATTTAAATAACATTGGTACATTAGAGAGATAAAGAGGAGAAGCGACTACGACAGTGACATCAAACCAAACACTTCAGGGAATCTGGCTGATTGAGTCACTTCAGCAGTGGGCCTTCACAACCAGCCTCGCCCCTTCATAAGCACTGATGTCAAACCTGGATCCTGTTCACTGGACTTCTATGTTTAAGTCTCTCCGCAGCACTTTAATGTGCAAAGTTAACACTTTTTCAACCATTCCACCTGCCCGATGGCTGGTAACCAAACAGTATCAATTAAAACAGCGTTGTTATATAACGTATCACCAACATTTCGTGCGGCTCGTGCCTGAATTATGCCTGTAAAGTTCCCCTCAACTGGCTGTAACTGCCCCCTTGTGCCTTCAGGACACAAAACGCATTGagtgtttgtgtattgtgtTACAGTTCTTCTCTAAGGAGTATCCATTTGGCAAATAAACTTTGCAAGCAAAACTGAAtatgtatgaataaaaaaatatttcacatcATTACCGAATGGTGGTGAATTGTTTATAAACAAGTGACACAGTCATGCTCTTCAATAAAAGTAAATAAGAAGAAAGAATATCAGAGGATAAACTCAAGTTCTGTGGTTTGGCTTTGAAATAATAATAGATGACGTGGTCAACAGGGgtaaccaagaaaaaaaaatcaaaattaaaaagaCAGTTTGCAGAATCAAACCATTAAATTATAGccatttgaatttaaatgtgtatgAATGATTGGTCAAAGAACAATACAGAGCACCTatatgctctctctctctctatacaAAGTGGGGATTTTAgataatttattcttttatttgagTTCGACATCTTCATTCTTCACTGAACTGTCGAATTAAGATTAAGAGTCTGCGGTTTGGGAATTACCGGAAAGTCTGTGTTAATCGAAAAGTCTCCCAAACATCTGTCAAACTGTCACTTCGACAGAGAAGCTTGTCCTTCAAATGTGTCGTCTGGACGTGTGGTCTCAGTCCAGCTTTACTTCCCCTCCCGTCCGTCGCTCTATTTTTCTTAAGCGAAGAAGACGAcaaagatgatgaagaagacgACGAGGACGAGAAAGATCTTGATCATCAGCCAGCGGTTGGAGGAGACTGACTGGAAGTATTTGAGGATCTCTGTGTGGGCGGCCTCCACATTCAGCTGGGTGTCCTCCACGTTGGCGTCGATCCTGTGAGGGACACGTGAAAAGCATCTCAGTGAGACAAGACTTTAAAGATGCATATCATACATTTTCCTTCAAATGAGTCAGTTCAGAAGATAACTGGCAAGATGTTCACGTGATGAAATGCTTCTATACTATAGTCGATAAACTTTACTTGTTTCTACCTTCTTTAACACTTTCCtaattctttttgtttctttattagAAGATTCAAATAAACAATTCTATATTTTGGACAATATTCTCAATTTCTCTTGATTACTGAGAGTTAGATCGATCAATCAACTATCATGTCTGTATGGCAAAACATAAAACTACAGCAAGCAGCCAGCTGGCTAACCTGGTTGTAACCGCaggtaacaaaatctgcctTCCAGCATCGCCAACGCACAAAGTATCATAGTCGGTTTAATCCGCACAACTCAAAGTCTAAGAAAGACTAAGTTCCTCTTCAGACTAATGGCATCCTGATAACCTACAATATTACTGGAACCCATCAGCTTTCCTCTGACGATTTGAGTCTTTGTGCTAATTCAAGGTAACTTGGCTCAAGCTTCATATTAACTGTACAAAGAcaagagtggtatcaatcagtcctccaccctccctccatTTGTAGCTCCATCTTACCTCTGAACGGTCTCTTCCTGCTCTTTGACCATGTGTGCCAGCTGCTGGAATATGGAGCCTAGTTCCACGATGGTGCTCTCAATATTCTGCATAGTGTCTGCACGGCTCTGGATGTATGAGTCCTGTAACGGCACAACCggaaagatttttaaaaaaagggtcaACTGTGGACATATTTCCTTCATAGAGTGGCAAAAAGACACTGCAGACCAACTGACAAATACACAGCAGCAGTCTACCTGCTCATCAATAAGCTGGAGCTGCAGGGGGTTGGTCTGAGAGTCCATATTGATGGCTACATCCCCCAGACTCCTGGACTCATCCTGCATCAGGACCGAGCTCTCTGAAGGGAGACAACAAGCAAAAACACGCACAAACATTCGACAAGATCAGACAGGAATCCTCGATGTTAGAGGGGAAAAGCAGAAAGAACAGCGGGCACATACAGTAGCTAGTTATACCCGCTGGGAGAGTCAAACGTTCCAGGGAAATACCTTTTAAATTTGAGGTTGTATTGCCCTGGTAGTCATAGCGCGGCTCACGACCTGCATGCGGCTCCTGGGCCCCTTTTTTGCGGCTccctaaaatattttttaatttttgcatTATAGATGACCAAATACAGTAATAATCATATTCACAAGGAGTTCGAGCATCTGATCGAAAAATACACTGCCAGTCCAAATGTTTCTGTACATCAAGGGCATTTATGACGAAATATCATCCAATCTGCTCATTTTAAATCAGCTGTCAggaaacataaatgtaaaagtatATAATTTAACACAAACAAGTGTGTTAATTATGCACCTTACATAATAagcttgtcttttctttgttatgATCCAATTTGCTTTGCTTTCGTGCTCCAAAGATGTAAACCTTTTTATAAGTACACATTTCTGACAAACACCTTGATTACAAATGGTACAATTACAGAAGGCAGTTATACTCAATGTTATCTGCCACAGGGGCCTAATTACAGCAACAactattaaataaatgtttgattactaaatgaatgaattaatatcATATTACCATTTGTTAGCTATATTTTCAATGTAGGCTGTCAATTGTGATCTCAATGTTTGAGATTTAACAAAAAGGGCTGAAATACAGGTTGTTCATAAACATTTGACTGGCAGTGTAAATGTCTTCACAGGAATCATCTGAGCTATCCGTGCTAGTTAGAGGGTCTCTGGTAAACAGCCTGTTTAGCACGTTTAGCTATTTGTTCAGCAAAGTGAGCAGGAGCCAGACATGTCGAATATTGCCTCagagaaacaataaaaaggTGTGTTCACTCTATTACACTTTCTGAAACTACCAGCAAAGGTTCTATGTTGGATGCAAAAAGCAGGAGGAAATGATTTCAGGGAAGGAGAGATTTCTAAAGTTGGATTGATCAGGATATAATTTGTGAGAGTTGAGTTTGTGCTGAAGAATAAGACTAAAAAGCTCATGACAGAAATTTAAGGTTACCTTTTACCCTTGTCTGTCCTACAGGGGATATTTTTTTGGTTGTAATTTAAATGCCACACTGCTACTTGTGGACATTAAGAGAGTTAAACGGAGTGAGCAAGTTGAAAATAGAGTGAACACACCCCTATAAAAGCCACAACAACATGCTATGTTCACCTCTTGGTGCCATTACTTAAACGCGAGACCCCTATAAAAATCACAGTTAGAACAAGCCTGAAGCTAAGATGTGGACGGACTTACTGAAGTTGTTGGCCATCAGAGGAGATTGTGAGACTGGGGGCTGGGAGAACTGCTCTCTCCTGCTGCGCTGCTGCTTCAGgttctgcagagaaaaaagagacaaatgatggaggaggtgaatATGACTAAGAAGAAACCTGTGACCCATCAAGTGTCACCCAAGTTTAGTCTTTGATGTTTTCTGCCTTTTAATGATAAAGTAAACCAATGTGCGTTTCTCACCTCTGTTCTGACTTCTAGGACTGATTTAAAGTCATTGGACATTGAAGCCAGTTTGGACTGTGGACAATGAAAGATACAGTGACGTTAAACAGAGTGCAGCTGTATACAGAGCAGATGTGTGAACAAGAATTCTAAAAAGATTTTCTACTGTCatacattaaatacaaaacTACTTCAGTTGAAACGTTTTACTCTGCTCTACTTTTTTCTCATGAAGAAAAGCACAACTTGATTCAAAGAGTTcaggaaacaaaatgttaaTAGTAAGGAAATTTCTAAATGAAAATCAAATTACACCTTACtgaatataattataattattgagTATAATATACCTGTAATGACACCACTATAGTGTTGGAGTGGGTCTGGATGTGTTTGCCACCTGGAGCTCCGCGG of the Sparus aurata chromosome 18, fSpaAur1.1, whole genome shotgun sequence genome contains:
- the stx5a gene encoding syntaxin-5a isoform X2 yields the protein MTCRDRTLEFQSACKSLQGRPNGVQPSKPALSALRQRSDFTVMAKRIGKDLSNTFAKLEKLTILAKRKSLFDDKAVEIEELTYIIKQDINSLNKQIAQLQDLVRSRGAPGGKHIQTHSNTIVVSLQSKLASMSNDFKSVLEVRTENLKQQRSRREQFSQPPVSQSPLMANNFKSSVLMQDESRSLGDVAINMDSQTNPLQLQLIDEQDSYIQSRADTMQNIESTIVELGSIFQQLAHMVKEQEETVQRIDANVEDTQLNVEAAHTEILKYFQSVSSNRWLMIKIFLVLVVFFIIFVVFFA
- the stx5a gene encoding syntaxin-5a isoform X1, translated to MTCRDRTLEFQSACKSLQGRPNGVQPSKPALSALRQRSDFTVMAKRIGKDLSNTFAKLEKLTILAKRKSLFDDKAVEIEELTYIIKQDINSLNKQIAQLQDLVRSRGAPGGKHIQTHSNTIVVSLQSKLASMSNDFKSVLEVRTENLKQQRSRREQFSQPPVSQSPLMANNFRSRKKGAQEPHAGREPRYDYQGNTTSNLKESSVLMQDESRSLGDVAINMDSQTNPLQLQLIDEQDSYIQSRADTMQNIESTIVELGSIFQQLAHMVKEQEETVQRIDANVEDTQLNVEAAHTEILKYFQSVSSNRWLMIKIFLVLVVFFIIFVVFFA